The nucleotide sequence TTTTACCTGCAAGCGGTGCAGTACCTCTTCCTATTTTTTTCTTTTCAGCATCATTTATTTTTTTTATTTTTTCCCTTCTCGCAGCAGCATACAGGGCATTATTTATAATCAACGTTGCCATATCCTTATTGTCTTCTATCCATTCAAAAAACTTAGTATAACTCAAATCATTCATCATAGTATAAGCTTCTGCATTCCCAAGTTTTGTCTTGGTTTGTCCTTCGAAAATCGGATCAGTTATTTTTATTCTAATTACAGCTGTCATTCCTTCTCTTAAGTCATCTCCATCGAATTCTTTAGACTTCTCCTTTAAAAGATTCAATTTTTTGGCCCATTCTTTAAATGCTCTTGTCATTCCAGTTTTAAAACCACTTTCATGTGTTCCCGATTCTGTTGTTGGAATATTATTCACATAACTTGCTATATATTCTGAAGTGGATTCTGTGAATTGCGCACATATTTCACCATACATATTTATTCCATTTACTTCTCTTTCACCATCAAATAGTATAGGATCAGAATGCAGGACAGTTTTGCTTTCATTTAGATATCTTATAAAATCCAGCAATCCATTTTCTGAATGATAATATTTTTCTACAGTTTCCTCTCCCCTGTTATCTACTAGTTTTAAACTTATTCCTTTATTTTGGAATGCAAGTTCTTGAAGTCTTTCATCTATAATATCTATCTTAAATTCAATATTTGAAAATACATTTCTGTCCGGCATAAATGTTACTTTCGTACCAGTTTCACTGGAGTCTCCTACAACTTTCAAATGATCAACTGGAGTTCCCGGCATTGTTCTCTTTAATCCTTTATCATATCTATACTCAAATCTTTGACTGTATATATGTCCATTCTGTTTTACTTCAACCTCAAGCCAACTTGACAACGCATTTACAACAGCAGCACCAACACCATGAAGTCCTCCAGAGGTTTTATACACATCATTATTAAACTTTCCTCCAGTATGTAACTCAGTAAATACCATTTCAACACCTGATTTTTTCTTTACAGGATGTATCCCCGTTGGTATTCCTCTTCCATTGTCCTTAATGCTAGCACTTCCATCTTTATTTAAAATCACCACAGCTGTATCTCCAAATCCATTAGAAATTTCATCTATGGCATTGTCTAAAATTTCCCATATACAGTGATGTAATCCCTTACTACCCGTGGAACCTATATACATGCCTGGTCTTACTCTAACAGGTTCTAATTTTTCAAGAGAAGTTAAGGCATTAACATCATAAACAGATGTTTTATTATTCCATTGTTCCATAATTTACCTCCTAGTCTGTCAAAAAAACTTGCCAATTTTTCATTTGTCATTAATATTATTGATTATAGCAAAAATAATATATGAAAACAAACGTTCTGTTAAATTTACAATTTATTAATCTTGTTGTCATCTTATTGTCACTAAATCATTATATTATCATAATGTAATGCATTTATACAGAGGTGATATTAGTGGATATTTCCAAATTAATTAATAACAAGGTATCAGATCATATTATACACGGCATAGATTTGCTATTTTTTGCAATAGTAATCTCAATAAAAGTTATAGTATATGCAACCCAAATATCCCCTGATTATCTATATATCAAGGTCTTTTATCCAATAGTTGCTTCAATTCTAATTTTGGTAAGTTTTGCAGCACTTTTTAAAGGTAAAAAGCGAATGAAATTTTTATATATTATGGATATAATTGTGAGCATAATTTTAGTAGCAGACATTATGTACTATAGATATTTTAAGGATATTTTGACTGTATCTGAGATAGGAAATGCCAGACTTTTGGGCGGCGTATCTTCAAGTGTTGGAAGTTTATTTAATATAAAGGATATCTTATATTTTGTCGACATTATAGTTCTGTCATTCTTTATAAGAAAATTTAATAAAAAAACTCCATCCTATACTCCTACACTTTTAAAAAGATTTTTAACTTTTATTTTTATATTTATAATAGGATTTTGCATTGATGTAAAATCAGTTTATGCTGTTTCTCAAGAACAGCCGACACTATTAAGTTCTATGAGTAATAGAATATATTTGACTAAACTGATTGGTAATTTAAACTTTCATGCAATAGACGCTTATAATTTTGTAAGTACAAAGGCGAAAAATTTGGAACCTTTGTCAGATGAAAGGAAAACTGAAATAACCAATTTTTTGAAAAGCAACAATCAATATACTACAACAGATTTAAAAGGCTCGATGGAAGGCAAAAATGTTATCATGATACAGGTTGAGGCTCTTCAACAATTTGTCATAAATCAAAAAATTAATGGGCAGGAAATAACCCCTAATTTAAATAGATGGTTAGGTAAATCCTTGTATTTTGATAATTATTTTTATCAGGTAGCTGGAGGTACTACAGCGGACGCAGAATTTATGTCTAATAATTCCTTATATCCTTCAATATCTGGAGCAGCTTATTATAATTACAGTGGTGATACATTATCATCTCTGGCCAAGGAATTAAAAGATAAAAATTATTATACTGCTGCTTTACACGGAAATACAGAAGGTTTTTGGAACAGAAATGTAATGTACAGAACTGAAAGTTTTGATAAATTCTACGGAAAAAGCAGTCTTAACTCCAATGAAATAGTAGGGCTTGGAATAAGTGACAGGTCATTCTTGAATCAATCAATTGAAAAGCTAAAAAGCTTTAAGCAACCATATTATTCATTCATAATAACACTTAGCAGTCACTATCCATATGATGACGTAAAACATTACGGTAATTTTAATGTTGGTGAATATGAAGGTACATTAATGGGAAATTACCTTAAAGCAATACATTATACTGATGAACAACTTGGTACCTTTTTAGATAAATTGGACAACGACGGAATAACTAAAAATTCTGTAATTGTATTGTATGGAGATCATTTTGCTATACCGAAGACTAACGCGGATCAATTATTTAAATTTGAAGGTACTACAAATACAAATGATTTAAATTGGATTAATTATCAAAAAGTACCACTTATGATCCATTTTCCAGATGATAAAAACAGTGGTGTAAATCATACTTATTCAGGTCAGATGGATTTATACCCAACACTTGCTAATTTATTGAACTTGCCAAAAAACTATATGTTGGGACAAGATATGCTTAATACTTCTGCAAATAATAAGAAAGTAATATTCAGAGATGGTTCATTTACAGATGGTAAAACATACTATTGTTCTTCTACAAATACTTATTATGATATACAAACAGGTAAAACTATACAAGAAACGCCTGAGTTAAAAAATAAAAAAGTAGAATATTCTAATGAACTCACTTATTCTGACGATATATTAAATCACAATTTATTAAAGACTTTAGAAAACAAATAACTAGCTGAAAGTTAAGGATAACTTTTATATTGATTTAAAAAGCATAAAGAGGAGTATACCACCGCAGGTGTATTTACTTTTTATGCTTTTTAATTTATCAAAAAACTCATAGAATATTAATTTTTTAATACTAATCAAAAAAATATTAAAATTATTCTCCTTAATTAAAATAAAACATTTAGAAATCTAAAAACACTACGATAAATTATGTAAATATTTATATTTCAAGGTTAATCAATGTGTATGAGGTGAATAAATATGTCATTTAAAAAAAAGTCATTGCCAATAAATGAACTGGTGCCAGGAATGATATCAGCAAGCAATATTACATTTGAAGGTCGGATACTTATCGCTAAGAATGTATGTATAACAGAACAGGTTATAGAAAAATTAAAGAAAAATTATATTGTTGATAGTGTGTACATATACATCAATAATCCTTCTATACAAGATAATAGTTATGAAACAGATATCACTGAAAAAAAGCAGTCTTACAAACAATTTAAAAGGCTAAAAGGCAAATCAACACAGGAACTTGAAAATACCTTCAATGAATTTTCTTCAAACTTAAAAGATATCTTCGATGATATTTCAAATTTGAAAGTTCCTAAAATAGATTCCATAAGAATATTTTCAAAACGAATACAGAGAGAAATAAAATCAACCGGTATAGTTATTAAAAATATAGTTTTCTTCGGAAGCAAAGGTGATCCTATATATAGACACAGCATAAATGTATCGGCAATAAGCTATATACTTGGTAAATGGTTAAATTTCAGTGAAAAAGAATTAAACTTATTAACATATTCTGCAATATTTCATGATTTCGGCAAAATACAATTAAGTAATGAACTAATCAACAAATACCCAAACCTTGTATCTTCAGAACATGAAATTTATAAATCTCATGTTGTTTTAGGATATAATTTTGTAAAGCAAATTCCATACCTCAATTTTTCTGTAAGCTATGGTGTACTTATGCATCATGAAAATATGGATGGCTCTGGATACCCTCTTGGAATAAAAGAGGATAAAATTCATAAATTTGCAAAAGTAATCGCTATTGCAGATTTATTTGACAATATCAGTTCAAATAGGTACATAAAAAAGCCCAATGGTCCATTTGAAACATTAAAATTCATTCAACAAGAAGGCCTTGGAAAATTAAATTGTGAATACTGTAATGTATTTTTAAACCATATAATAAATTACTATATGGGTGAAAATGTAATCTTAAATGATAACAAATCATTTAAAATCCTTAAGATTGATATAAATAACTTAACCAGACCACTTCTTTTTGGAGACAATGGATTCCTTGATTTAAAAAATGAAAAGAATTTATATGTTAAAAAACTAGTACTATAGGGTTTATAAATAAAAGCTTAATCTATCTCCCTTAGATTAAATTAACTTTAAAATTATAAACCCTATAGTATGGTATTTTATGATTTTATTAGTCGTGAAATTATACTTATTATAAAAGTAAACAGTGATAAGAAAATTGTGAATATCATAATACCTGTAATCAGTAAATTATATTTAATAATACTAAATTCAGGTACATATTTTGATATTCCAAATATATTAAACATCAGAAATACAATAAATATAACTGCAACTCCATTGTATGACTGTTTAATATCGGCAGAGCTCAATGATATATGTGATGATACGCAAATTGATATAAATAAAAATATATAGAAGTATATATTTCGAAAATTTTCAGGAGAAAAAATAACCTTTAAAAGTCCAAAATAAGAGGCAAGCATTAGTTCAACAGCATGTCTATTTATTACTGTTACATGTAAACTTGTTTTTAAAATATATAAAAGGTCACCATATGCTGCCGGCATCATATACTTCATTAATATAATTATAAAAATTGCACCACCAAATATCGGTGCCGTTCCTATGAAAAAATTTCCAACTTGCTGGTATATATTATTTTTATTATAGCTGTGATTTACATATCCCATAACACCATTTGCATCTGGTCTTTGAAGCAACTTAATATCCATAATTTTATGTCCAAATATCAAAGCAAAAATTGCATGACTTAATTCATGTACTGGAACTCCAATAAAACCGGTTAACATTACTGCATTGCTTCCAAAGCTCATCTGAAAATTCTTCAAAGCTGAATTTCTTAAAATTCCAAGTATTAAGCCGGCTATAATTATTACACCAACTAAATTTATAGTTTCTATAAAAGATTTTAAAAATAACTGAATTAAAAAACTCATATAATATTTCTCCTCCATATATATTTAAAATTACAACCAAAGGGAAAATGTACTAATATCTATGTTAATAAGTTTAACATTTATGAAACCTGGATTCAAAGTAAATGCATAATCATTAAATTTATTGAATTTAACAAACACTCTTTGTAAATACTAAATATGTTACAAATTATTTATAGAGGAGGAATTTTTCTATGGAAAAAAAATTAAAAACCATGGATGGAAATCACGCAGCTGCCGAAGCTTCTTATGCTTTTACAGATGTTGCAGCTATTTATCCAATAACCCCATCTACTCCAATGGCCGAACTCGTAGATGATATGTCTGCACATGGCAAAAAGAATATATTTGGTCAAAGTGTTAAACTAGTCGAAATGCAGTCCGAAGGTGGTGCAGCTGGAGCAGTTCATGGTTCATTAGCTGCCGGGGCACTAACTACTACATACACAGCTTCTCAAGGATTGCTCCTTATGATACCAAATATGTATAAAATAGCAGGTGAATTGCTTCCTGGAGTATTTCATGTAACTGCCCGTGCTATTGCAACTCATGCTCTGTCAATATTTGGTGACCATCAAGATGTTATGGCAACAAGACAAACAGGATTCGCTTTGTTAGCATCATCCAATGTACAAGAAGTAATGGATATGACAAATATTGCTCATCTTTCAGCAATCAAACTAAGCATTCCATTTTTACATTTCTTCGACGGCTTTAGGACATCACACGAATACCAAAAAATAGAACTAATTGACTATGAGGATGTTGCAAAGTTAGTTGATTATAATGCAGTACAAAAATTCAGAGATAGGGCTTTGAATCCAGAACATCCATCAATAAGAGGAACTGCACAAAATCCTGATATATATTTTCAGGAGAGAGAAGCTTCAAATAAATTCTTCTCAAAAGTACCTGATATTGTTGAAAACTATATGAGGGAAATAGAAAAAATCACCGGAAGAGTATACCATCCATTTGATTATTATGGAGATCCCAATGCAGAATATATAACTGTAGCAATGGGTTCTGTATGCGATACTATAGAAGAAACTGTGGATTACTTGAGACAGCATAGTAAAAAGGTCGGAGTTATGAAGGTACACCTGTACAGACCATTTTCCTCAGATTATTTCTTTAAATATATGCCTAAATCTGTGAAAAAAATCGCGGTTTTAGATAGAACAAAAGAACCAGGATCAACAGGTGAACCTCTTTATCTTGATGTTGTCAATTCATTTTACAATAATTCAAATAAACCTGTCATAGTCGGTGGACGATATGGGTTAGGTTCAAAGGATACAACGCCTTCCCAAATTCTAGCTGTGTTTAAAAATCTTGAAGCATTTACTCCTAAAAATGGATTTACAATTGGAATAATAGACGACGTTACAAATACATCTTTAGCTGAAGAAGAAATAATAGATACAACACCTGAAGGAACTATTAGATGTAAATTTTACGGTCTAGGTTCTGATGGTACAGTTGGTGCAAACAAAACAGCAGTCAAAATAATAGGTGATAAAACAGATTTGTACTGTCAAGCTTATTTTTCATATGACAGTAAAAAATCTGGTGGAAGTACAGTCTCTCACCTGAGATTTGGAAGCAAGCCAATAAAATCTCCTTATTTAGTATATGAATCAGATTACACTGCCTGCCATAACAAATCATTCATATATAATATAGATATTTTAAAAGGTTTAAAGAAAAATGGTACCTTTGTTTTAAATTGCCCCTGGAATGAAAATGAACTAGAGGATAATTTACCTTCAAAGATGAAAAGATATATTGCTCAAAACAATATACAGTTTTATACAGTAGATGCAGTATCTATAGCTCAAAAAGTCGGATTAGGCTCTAGAATAAATATGGTAATGCAAGCAATATTTTTCAAGCTCGCAAACATACTTCCACAAGATCAAGCAATTAATTATTTAAAGGAGTCTGTGGAACATACCTATGGCAAAAAAGGTAAAAATATAGTTGATGCAAACAAAGCAGCAATAGACGCTGGAGTGAATGCCTCACACAAGGTTGCTATACCAGATTCCTGGAAGGATGCAAAAGATGCGCCGGTTCCTGAAGAAGATATTCCTGATTTTATAAGGAGAATTGAAAGACCTATTGCAAGGCAAGAAGGTGATTCACTTCCAGTCAGTGCCTTTAATGGATTAGAGGATGGCACTTATCCACCTGGAGTAACAGCTTATGAAAAGCGTGGTATAGCAGTATTTGTACCTGAATGGCAGATTGATAAATGTATTCAATGCAATCAATGTTCATATGTGTGCCCTCATTCAGTTATAAGGCCATGTCTACTAAATAACGATGAGGTCAAAAATGCCCCTAAAAACTTTTTAACAAAAAAAGCAGTCGGAAAAGGAATGGAAAATCTGGAATATCGTATTCAAATAAGTCCTCTTGATTGTACTGGATGTGGAAACTGTGCCAATATATGTCCTGCTCCTGGTAAAGCACTTGTAATGAAACCGGCACAGAAACAGATTGAAAATCAGTCGAAAAATTTCGAATATGTATCAAAAATTTCTCCTAAACAAAACTTAATGGATATCCATACAGTTAAGGGGAGCCAATTTTCTAAGCCACTGCTCGAATTTAATGGTGCATGCCCGGGTTGCGGTGAAACACCTTATATAAAACTCTTGACTCAACTTTATGGAGATAGGATGATGATAGCCAACGCAACAGGTTGTTCATCAATTTGGGGAGCCTCAGCACCGGCAATCGCTTATACCACAAACTGCTTTGGTAAGGGTCCTTCATGGGGAAATTCATTATTTGAAGATAATGCCGAATACGGTTATGGAATGTTTCTTGCAGTAACTCAGATAAGAGAAAAACTTGCTGATTTAATTAAGCAGGCAATATCAACAAATATAAATCCTAATCTTAAAAAAGCTTTTAAAGAATGGCTTGATGGATATAATAATACTGATATTTCAAAGAAATCATCTGAAAAAATACTTGAACTCATTATAAATGAAAACTATAAGGAAAATAATACCTTACATGAAATACTTCTAAGAAAAGATTACCTGATCAAAAAATCACACTGGTTAATTGGTGGTGATGGCTGGGCATATGATATAGGCTTTGGAGGATTAGATCAAGTTTTATCATTAGGCGATGATGTTAATATATTAGTAATGGATACTGAAGTTTATTCAAATACCGGTGGACAGTCATCTAAATCAACTCCTACTGGTGCAGTTGCAAAGCTTGCTGCACGCGGTAAGAAAACACGCAAAAAAGATTTGGGTCTTATGGCCATGACTTATGGATATGTTTACGTTACTCAAATATCACTAGGTGCAAACATGAATCATGCAATTAAAGCAATTACTGAAGCTGAATCTTATAACGGTCCTTCTTTAGTAATAGCCTATGCTCCCTGCATAAGTCATGGTATTAAAACTGGTATGGGAACCAGCATTGCTGAAGAGAAAAAAGCCGTTGAATCAGGTTATTGGCATTTATATAGATTTAATCCTATTTTAAAAAAACAGGGAGAAAATCCATTTATATTGGATTCCAAAGAACCTACAAGTTCATATATGGATTTCATAAATGGCGAACTACGCTATTCATCAC is from Clostridium fermenticellae and encodes:
- a CDS encoding DNA gyrase/topoisomerase IV subunit B; this encodes MEQWNNKTSVYDVNALTSLEKLEPVRVRPGMYIGSTGSKGLHHCIWEILDNAIDEISNGFGDTAVVILNKDGSASIKDNGRGIPTGIHPVKKKSGVEMVFTELHTGGKFNNDVYKTSGGLHGVGAAVVNALSSWLEVEVKQNGHIYSQRFEYRYDKGLKRTMPGTPVDHLKVVGDSSETGTKVTFMPDRNVFSNIEFKIDIIDERLQELAFQNKGISLKLVDNRGEETVEKYYHSENGLLDFIRYLNESKTVLHSDPILFDGEREVNGINMYGEICAQFTESTSEYIASYVNNIPTTESGTHESGFKTGMTRAFKEWAKKLNLLKEKSKEFDGDDLREGMTAVIRIKITDPIFEGQTKTKLGNAEAYTMMNDLSYTKFFEWIEDNKDMATLIINNALYAAARREKIKKINDAEKKKIGRGTAPLAGKIAVCTIKDSSVCEFIVVEGDSAGGSAKQARDRRFQTIMPSKGKIMNTEKQNLENVLGSEELKMFNTAIGTGILENYNEDDLKYDKIIIMSDADVDGFHIRTLWMTYIYRYMRQLIMNGHLYIAQPPLYKVYKENKGKNIVKYAYDEEGLKKAKNEIGRGVLIQRYKGLGEMNPDQLWETTLNPETRTLDKITIDDAAKAEKMVSLLMGEVVAPRKNYMYKYAEF
- a CDS encoding LTA synthase family protein — encoded protein: MDISKLINNKVSDHIIHGIDLLFFAIVISIKVIVYATQISPDYLYIKVFYPIVASILILVSFAALFKGKKRMKFLYIMDIIVSIILVADIMYYRYFKDILTVSEIGNARLLGGVSSSVGSLFNIKDILYFVDIIVLSFFIRKFNKKTPSYTPTLLKRFLTFIFIFIIGFCIDVKSVYAVSQEQPTLLSSMSNRIYLTKLIGNLNFHAIDAYNFVSTKAKNLEPLSDERKTEITNFLKSNNQYTTTDLKGSMEGKNVIMIQVEALQQFVINQKINGQEITPNLNRWLGKSLYFDNYFYQVAGGTTADAEFMSNNSLYPSISGAAYYNYSGDTLSSLAKELKDKNYYTAALHGNTEGFWNRNVMYRTESFDKFYGKSSLNSNEIVGLGISDRSFLNQSIEKLKSFKQPYYSFIITLSSHYPYDDVKHYGNFNVGEYEGTLMGNYLKAIHYTDEQLGTFLDKLDNDGITKNSVIVLYGDHFAIPKTNADQLFKFEGTTNTNDLNWINYQKVPLMIHFPDDKNSGVNHTYSGQMDLYPTLANLLNLPKNYMLGQDMLNTSANNKKVIFRDGSFTDGKTYYCSSTNTYYDIQTGKTIQETPELKNKKVEYSNELTYSDDILNHNLLKTLENK
- a CDS encoding HD-GYP domain-containing protein, with protein sequence MSFKKKSLPINELVPGMISASNITFEGRILIAKNVCITEQVIEKLKKNYIVDSVYIYINNPSIQDNSYETDITEKKQSYKQFKRLKGKSTQELENTFNEFSSNLKDIFDDISNLKVPKIDSIRIFSKRIQREIKSTGIVIKNIVFFGSKGDPIYRHSINVSAISYILGKWLNFSEKELNLLTYSAIFHDFGKIQLSNELINKYPNLVSSEHEIYKSHVVLGYNFVKQIPYLNFSVSYGVLMHHENMDGSGYPLGIKEDKIHKFAKVIAIADLFDNISSNRYIKKPNGPFETLKFIQQEGLGKLNCEYCNVFLNHIINYYMGENVILNDNKSFKILKIDINNLTRPLLFGDNGFLDLKNEKNLYVKKLVL
- the nifJ gene encoding pyruvate:ferredoxin (flavodoxin) oxidoreductase; this encodes MEKKLKTMDGNHAAAEASYAFTDVAAIYPITPSTPMAELVDDMSAHGKKNIFGQSVKLVEMQSEGGAAGAVHGSLAAGALTTTYTASQGLLLMIPNMYKIAGELLPGVFHVTARAIATHALSIFGDHQDVMATRQTGFALLASSNVQEVMDMTNIAHLSAIKLSIPFLHFFDGFRTSHEYQKIELIDYEDVAKLVDYNAVQKFRDRALNPEHPSIRGTAQNPDIYFQEREASNKFFSKVPDIVENYMREIEKITGRVYHPFDYYGDPNAEYITVAMGSVCDTIEETVDYLRQHSKKVGVMKVHLYRPFSSDYFFKYMPKSVKKIAVLDRTKEPGSTGEPLYLDVVNSFYNNSNKPVIVGGRYGLGSKDTTPSQILAVFKNLEAFTPKNGFTIGIIDDVTNTSLAEEEIIDTTPEGTIRCKFYGLGSDGTVGANKTAVKIIGDKTDLYCQAYFSYDSKKSGGSTVSHLRFGSKPIKSPYLVYESDYTACHNKSFIYNIDILKGLKKNGTFVLNCPWNENELEDNLPSKMKRYIAQNNIQFYTVDAVSIAQKVGLGSRINMVMQAIFFKLANILPQDQAINYLKESVEHTYGKKGKNIVDANKAAIDAGVNASHKVAIPDSWKDAKDAPVPEEDIPDFIRRIERPIARQEGDSLPVSAFNGLEDGTYPPGVTAYEKRGIAVFVPEWQIDKCIQCNQCSYVCPHSVIRPCLLNNDEVKNAPKNFLTKKAVGKGMENLEYRIQISPLDCTGCGNCANICPAPGKALVMKPAQKQIENQSKNFEYVSKISPKQNLMDIHTVKGSQFSKPLLEFNGACPGCGETPYIKLLTQLYGDRMMIANATGCSSIWGASAPAIAYTTNCFGKGPSWGNSLFEDNAEYGYGMFLAVTQIREKLADLIKQAISTNINPNLKKAFKEWLDGYNNTDISKKSSEKILELIINENYKENNTLHEILLRKDYLIKKSHWLIGGDGWAYDIGFGGLDQVLSLGDDVNILVMDTEVYSNTGGQSSKSTPTGAVAKLAARGKKTRKKDLGLMAMTYGYVYVTQISLGANMNHAIKAITEAESYNGPSLVIAYAPCISHGIKTGMGTSIAEEKKAVESGYWHLYRFNPILKKQGENPFILDSKEPTSSYMDFINGELRYSSLKNIFPEVAESALKQSEINAHERYDIYKKLSSIKY